From a region of the Sminthopsis crassicaudata isolate SCR6 chromosome 6, ASM4859323v1, whole genome shotgun sequence genome:
- the CDC42BPG gene encoding serine/threonine-protein kinase MRCK gamma isoform X4, whose translation MERRLQALERLVRGERGGAEPAGLLDGLLDLLLGLHQELSSAPLRRERNVALFLSWAAPFVTKVKELRLQRDDFEILKVIGRGAFGEVAVVRQKNTDQIFAMKMLHKWEMLKRAETACFREERDVLVKGDGRWVTTLHCAFQDEDYLYLVMDYYAGGDLLTLLSRFEDRLPQELAQFYLAEMVLAIHSLHQLGYVHRDVKPDNVLLDSNGHIRLADFGSCLQLNANGMVDSSVAVGTPDYISPEILQAMEEGKGHYGPQCDWWSLGVCMYELLFGETPFYAESLVETYGKIMNYEDHLQFPPDIPEVSESARDLIRKLLCHQEERLGRGGLDDFRGHPFFEGVDWERLPTSTAPYIPELRGPVDTSNFDVDDDTVNHPGTLPPASHGTFSGHHLPFVGFTFTSSPGPGSDRSPDLPASSLERRMRNLEQEKAELSRKLQEAQAEGGPGGRLAPGSSWQQERDQLCQELSEARAQLQAQAQELLVSDGRQKELQQRLQEAEEATGAAQSRAQALSHKLDTAREAQAELEARVAALSSEVTRLRKQRERSREKERSRVKAILPSPETNGSGPLSPVPQGAGQQEALKKELEALRSQLDQAQSQGPSSPKGKEELVRLQEENRRLTQKQELLSQELEREKQSKKQLEGERQESESNWEAQISDILTWVNDEKVSRGYLQALATKMAEELEALRNTGTQTLPARPLDHQWKARRLQKMEASAKLELQSALEAEIRAKQSLQEQLGQVQEAQRQGESRLQEAEKRNQALQQELAALREELKTRGQGDSKPSSSLIPFLSFRSSEKDASKDAVSCTDPSDPRRPGAEPELRPEGRRSLRMGAVFPRTQTPAPIDSPPAKPGSHALRPWSFPSPTKCLRCTSLMLGLSRQGVACEACGYFCHSACAPLAPPCPVPPELLRTVLGVNAETGIGTAYEGFLSVPRPSGVRRGWQRVFAVLSDLRLLLYDAPDPKLSPASSALIQTLDLRDPQFSATPVLASDVIHAQVRDLPCIFRVMASQLTVPPTRCSVLLLADSEGERARWLQVLGELRRLLMDMRPRPLPVYTLKEAYDNGLPMLPHALCAAIIDQERLALGTEEGLYVIHLHTNDIFQVGECKRVQRLAVSQPSGLLAVLCGRGPSVRLFALDELESGEAGGAKIAESRGCQSLAAGRVLQASTPVLCVAVKRQVLCYQLGPGPGPWHRRIRELQAPGPVQSLVLVGDRLCVGAAGTFALYPLLNEAAPLVLGAGLPAEGPCEALGAVELSLSELLLLLSTAGVYVDRSGKRSRSQELLWPAAPTGWGYTAPYLTVFSENAIDVFHVRRAEWVQSVPLKKVRPLNPEGSLCLFGSEKVRLTYLRNRLAEKDEFDIPDLTDNSRRQLFRSKSKRRFFFRVSEEQRQQQRRELLKDPFIRSKFISPPINFSHLAHVGPGDGRPELPPAPEDKCRGGGRSHGPTRPHSFSEALRRPASMGSEVFVPETDSVRRKPRTSLSSESVSCSQGPLSPAVSLSQISDRPRSLPPAPESDSSR comes from the exons ATGGAGCGCAGACTGCAGGCCCTGGAGCGGCTGGTGCGCGGGGAGCGCGGGGGCGCGGAGCCCGCCGGCCTCCTGGACGGACTGCTGGACCTCCTGCTGGGGCTGCACCAGGAGCTCTCCAGCGCCCCCCTGCGCCGGGAGAGGAACGTGGCGCTCTTCCTCAGCTGGG CCGCCCCCTTTGTGACAAAGGTGAAAGAACTGAGGCTCCAGAGGGACGACTTTGAGATCCTCAAAGTGATTGGCCGGGGGGCCTTTGGGGAG GTCGCCGTGGTGAGGCAGAAGAACACGGACCAGATCTTTGCCATGAAGATGCTGCACAAATGGGAGATGCTCAAGAGGGCCGAG aCCGCCTGCTTCCGGGAGGAGCGAGATGTCCTGGTGAAGGGCGATGGCCGCTGGGTGACCACTCTCCATTGCGCTTTCCAGGATGAAGACTACCTG TACCTGGTGATGGACTACTATGCTGGTGGAGACCTGCTGACGTTGCTGAGCCGATTTGAAGACCGGCTGCCCCAAGAGCTGGCCCAGTTCTACCTGGCAGAGATGGTGCTGGCCATCCACTCCCTGCACCAGCTGGGCTACGTGCACAg GGACGTCAAGCCGGACAACGTGCTTCTGGACTCGAACGGGCACATTCGCCTGGCCGACTTTGGCTCCTGCCTGCAGCTCAACGCCAACGGGATG GTGGACTCCTCGGTGGCCGTGGGCACCCCTGACTATATCTCCCCAGAGATCCTTCAGGccatggaggaaggaaagggccACTATGGGCCGCAGTGCGACTGGTGGTCCCTGGGGGTGTGCATGTACGAGCTGCTCTTCGGGGAGACCCCCTTCTACGCCGAGTCCCTGGTGGAGACCTACGGCAAGATCATGAATTATGAG GACCACCTGCAGTTCCCCCCAGACATCCCCGAGGTGTCGGAGAGCGCCCGGGACCTGATCCGCAAACTCCTGTGTCACCAGGAGGAGAGGCTGGGCCGGGGGGGGCTGGATGACTTCCGGGGTCACCCCTTCTTTGAGGGTGTGGACTGGGAGCGGCTCCCGACCAGCACCGCCCCCTACATCCCCGAGCTCCGGGGGCCTGTGGACACCTCCAACTTTGACGTGGATGATGATACCGTTAACCATCCG GGGACTCTGCCGCCGGCTTCCCACGGGACCTTCTCGGGCCACCACCTGCCCTTTGTGGGCTTCACTTTCAC CTCCAGCCCCGGGCCCGGCTCAGACAGGAGCCCCGACCTGCCGGCCTCCAGCCTTGAGCGGAGAATGCGGAATCTGGAGCAGGAGAAAGCCGAGCTGAGCCGGAAGCTGCAAG AAGCCCAGGCTGAGGGCGGCCCAGGCGGGAGGCTGGCCCCTGGGAGCAGCTGGCAGCAGGAGAGAGACCAGCTCTGCCAG gAGCTGTCGGAGGCCCGGGCCCAGCTGCAGGCCCAGGCCCAGGAGCTGCTCGTCTCCGACGGGAGGCAGAAGGAGCTGCAGCAGAGGCTTCAGGAGGCCGAGGAGGCCACGGGGGCTGCCCAGAGCCGGGCCCAGGCCCTGAGCCACAAGCTGGACACTGCCCGGGAAGCCCAGGCTGAG TTAGAGGCCAGGGTGGCCGCCCTCAGCAGCGAGGTGACGCGGCTCCGGAAGCAGAGGGAGAGGAGCAGGGAGAAGGAGCGGTCCCGAGTCAAG GCCATCCTCCCGTCCCCTGAGACCAATGGCTCCGGCCCCCTGAGCCCCGTGCCCCAGGGGGCGGGCCAGCAGGAGGCCCTGAAGAAGGAGCTGGAAGCTCTGAGATCTCAGTTGGACCAGGCCCAGAGCCAGGG CCCCAGCAGCCCAAAAGGGAAGGAGGAACTTGTCCGGCTCCAGGAGGAAAACAGACGTCTGACCCAGAAGCAGGAGCTG CTCTCGCAAGAGCTGGAGCGAGAGAAGCAGAGCAAGAAGCAGCTGGAAGGGGAGCGGCAGGAGAGCGAGAGCAACTGGGAGGCTCAGATCTCGGACATCCTTACCTG GGTGAATGATGAGAAGGTCTCTCGAGGTTACCTGCAGGCTCTGGCCACCAAGATGGCGGAGGAGCTGGAAGCCTTACGCAACACAGGAACCCAGACCCTCCCTGCCCGGCCACTG GACCACCAGTGGAAGGCCCGGCGGCTTCAGAAAATGGAGGCCTCAGCCAAGCTGGAGCTGCAGTCGGCGCTGGAGGCTGAAATCCGGGCCAAGCAGAGCCTTCAGGAGCAGCTGGGCCAGGTGCAGGAAGCCCAGCGCCAAGGGGAGAG cCGCCTGCAGGAAGCTGAGAAGCGAAACCAGGCACTGCAGCAGGAGCTGGCGGCCCTGCGGGAGGAGCTGAAGACCCGGGGGCAGGGGG aTTCCAAACCGTCCAGTTCTTTGATTCCGTTCTTGTCCTTCCGGAGCTCAGAG AAAGATGCTTCAAAGGATGCCGTCAGCTGCACAGACCCCTCTGACCCCCGGCGTCCCGGGGCTGAGCCAGAGCTCCGGCCAGAGGGCCGCCGCAGCCTGCGGATGGGG GCCGTGTTTCCTCGAACCCAGACCCCGGCTCCCATTGACAGTCCTCCGGCCAAG CCTGGCTCCCATGCCCTGCGCCCGTGGAGCTTCCCGTCGCCCACCAAGTGCCTGAGGTGCACCTCACTAATGCTTGGGCTCAGCCGCCAGGGAGTGGCGTGTGAAG CCTGTGGTTACTTCTGCCATTCTGCCTGTGCCCCCCTGGCCCCTCCCTGCCCTGTGCCCCCCGAGCTGCTCCGGACGGTCCTGGGGGTGAACGCCGAGACCGGCATCGGCACAGCCTACGAGGGCTTCCTGTCG GTGCCGCGCCCCTCGGGGGTGCGCCGAGGCTGGCAGAGGGTGTTTGCCGTGCTCAGCGACCTCCGCCTCCTCCTGTACGATGCCCCTGACCCGAAGCTCTCCCCCGCGAGCAGTGCCCTCATCCAGACCCTGGACCTGAG GGACCCCCAGTTCTCAGCCACCCCAGTCCTAGCGTCCGATGTCATCCACGCACAGGTTCGGGACCTGCCCTGCATCTTCAGG GTGATGGCGTCCCAGCTGACCGTGCCCCCGACGCGGTGCTCCGTGCTGCTGCTGGCCGACAGCGAGGGCGAGCGGGCGCGCTGGCTGCAGGTGCTGGGGGAGCTGCGCCGCCTGCTGATGGACATGCGCCCGCGGCCCCTGCCCGTCTACACCCTGAAGGAGGCCTACGACAACGGGCTGCCCATGCTGCCCCACGCCCTCTGCGCGGCCATTATCG ACCAGGAGCGGCTGGCCCTGGGCACTGAAGAAGGACTCTACGTCATCCACCTGCACACCAACG ACATCTTCCAGGTGGGTGAGTGCAAGCGGGTGCAGCGCCTGGCCGTGAGCCAGCCCTCCGGGCTCCTGGCCGTCCTGTGCGGCCGCGGCCCCAGCGTGCGCCTTTTTGCGCTGGACGAGCTGGAGAGCGGCGAGGCAGGGGGGGCCAAGATCGCTGAGTCGAGGGGCTGCCAGAGCCTGGCGGCGGGCCGTGTCCTGCAGGCCAGCACCCCCGTCCTCTGCGTGGCCGTGAAGCGGCAGGTCCTGTGCTACCAGCTGGGGCCCGGCCCCGGGCCCTGGCATCGGCGTATCCGGGAGCTGCAGGCGCCCGGGCCGGTGCAGAGCCTGGTGCTGGTGGGCGACCGGCTGTGCGTGGGGGCGGCCGGGACCTTCGCCCTCTACCCGCTGCTCAACGAGGCGGCCCCCCTGGTGCTGGGCGCCGGGCTGCCCGCCGAGGGTCCCTGCGAGGCGCTGGGCGCCGTCGAGCTCAGCCTCAGCGAGCTCCTGCTCCTGCTCTCCACGGCCGGCGTCTACGTGGACCGCTCGGGCAAGAGATCCAGGAGCCAGGAGCTGCTCTGGCCCGCGGCCCCCACGGGCTGGG GCTACACAGCCCCCTACCTGACAGTGTTCAGCGAGAATGCCATTGACGTGTTTCATGTTCGGAGGGCAGAGTGGGTCCAGTCGGTGCCGCTCAAGAAG GTCCGACCCCTGAACCCCGAGGGCTCCCTTTGTCTCTTTGGCTCCGAGAAAGTCCGACTGACCTACCTCAGGAACCGGCTGGCGG AGAAAGATGAGTTTGACATCCCCGACCTGACTGACAACAGCCGTCGCCAGCTGTTCCGATCCAAGAGCAAACGGCGCTTTTTCTTCCGAGTCTCCGAGGAACAGCGCCAACAGCAGCGCAG GGAGCTGCTGAAGGACCCTTTCATACGCTCCAAGTTCATCTCTCCACCAATAAACTTCAGCCACCTGGCCCACGTGGGTCCTGGAGACGGGAGGCCAGAGCTGCCCCCG GCTCCGGAGGACAAGTGCCGGGGAGGAGGCCGGAGCCACGGCCCGACGAGGCCCCACAGCTTCTCCGAGGCTCTCCGACGCCCAGCCTCCATGGGCAGCGAGGTCTTCGTGCCAGAGACGGACTCCG TGAGGAGGAAACCCAGGACCTCCCTGTCCAGCGAGTCGGTGTCCTGCAGCCAGGGCCCCCTGAGTCCGGCGGTCTCCTTGAGCCAG ATCTCGGACCGTCCCCGGAGCCTCCCCCCGGCCCCTGAATCCGATAGTTCCCGCTGA
- the CDC42BPG gene encoding serine/threonine-protein kinase MRCK gamma isoform X3, which translates to MERRLQALERLVRGERGGAEPAGLLDGLLDLLLGLHQELSSAPLRRERNVALFLSWAAPFVTKVKELRLQRDDFEILKVIGRGAFGEVAVVRQKNTDQIFAMKMLHKWEMLKRAETACFREERDVLVKGDGRWVTTLHCAFQDEDYLYLVMDYYAGGDLLTLLSRFEDRLPQELAQFYLAEMVLAIHSLHQLGYVHRDVKPDNVLLDSNGHIRLADFGSCLQLNANGMVDSSVAVGTPDYISPEILQAMEEGKGHYGPQCDWWSLGVCMYELLFGETPFYAESLVETYGKIMNYEDHLQFPPDIPEVSESARDLIRKLLCHQEERLGRGGLDDFRGHPFFEGVDWERLPTSTAPYIPELRGPVDTSNFDVDDDTVNHPGTLPPASHGTFSGHHLPFVGFTFTSSPGPGSDRSPDLPASSLERRMRNLEQEKAELSRKLQEAQAEGGPGGRLAPGSSWQQERDQLCQELSEARAQLQAQAQELLVSDGRQKELQQRLQEAEEATGAAQSRAQALSHKLDTAREAQAELEARVAALSSEVTRLRKQRERSREKERSRVKAILPSPETNGSGPLSPVPQGAGQQEALKKELEALRSQLDQAQSQGPSSPKGKEELVRLQEENRRLTQKQELLSQELEREKQSKKQLEGERQESESNWEAQISDILTWVNDEKVSRGYLQALATKMAEELEALRNTGTQTLPARPLDHQWKARRLQKMEASAKLELQSALEAEIRAKQSLQEQLGQVQEAQRQGESRLQEAEKRNQALQQELAALREELKTRGQGDSKPSSSLIPFLSFRSSEKDASKDAVSCTDPSDPRRPGAEPELRPEGRRSLRMGAVFPRTQTPAPIDSPPAKPGSHALRPWSFPSPTKCLRCTSLMLGLSRQGVACEACGYFCHSACAPLAPPCPVPPELLRTVLGVNAETGIGTAYEGFLSVPRPSGVRRGWQRVFAVLSDLRLLLYDAPDPKLSPASSALIQTLDLRDPQFSATPVLASDVIHAQVRDLPCIFRVMASQLTVPPTRCSVLLLADSEGERARWLQVLGELRRLLMDMRPRPLPVYTLKEAYDNGLPMLPHALCAAIIDQERLALGTEEGLYVIHLHTNDIFQVGECKRVQRLAVSQPSGLLAVLCGRGPSVRLFALDELESGEAGGAKIAESRGCQSLAAGRVLQASTPVLCVAVKRQVLCYQLGPGPGPWHRRIRELQAPGPVQSLVLVGDRLCVGAAGTFALYPLLNEAAPLVLGAGLPAEGPCEALGAVELSLSELLLLLSTAGVYVDRSGKRSRSQELLWPAAPTGWGYTAPYLTVFSENAIDVFHVRRAEWVQSVPLKKVRPLNPEGSLCLFGSEKVRLTYLRNRLAEKDEFDIPDLTDNSRRQLFRSKSKRRFFFRVSEEQRQQQRRELLKDPFIRSKFISPPINFSHLAHVGPGDGRPELPPVSRLGIQDQRADPVRSPVGQSPAPEDKCRGGGRSHGPTRPHSFSEALRRPASMGSEVFVPETDSVRRKPRTSLSSESVSCSQGPLSPAVSLSQISDRPRSLPPAPESDSSR; encoded by the exons ATGGAGCGCAGACTGCAGGCCCTGGAGCGGCTGGTGCGCGGGGAGCGCGGGGGCGCGGAGCCCGCCGGCCTCCTGGACGGACTGCTGGACCTCCTGCTGGGGCTGCACCAGGAGCTCTCCAGCGCCCCCCTGCGCCGGGAGAGGAACGTGGCGCTCTTCCTCAGCTGGG CCGCCCCCTTTGTGACAAAGGTGAAAGAACTGAGGCTCCAGAGGGACGACTTTGAGATCCTCAAAGTGATTGGCCGGGGGGCCTTTGGGGAG GTCGCCGTGGTGAGGCAGAAGAACACGGACCAGATCTTTGCCATGAAGATGCTGCACAAATGGGAGATGCTCAAGAGGGCCGAG aCCGCCTGCTTCCGGGAGGAGCGAGATGTCCTGGTGAAGGGCGATGGCCGCTGGGTGACCACTCTCCATTGCGCTTTCCAGGATGAAGACTACCTG TACCTGGTGATGGACTACTATGCTGGTGGAGACCTGCTGACGTTGCTGAGCCGATTTGAAGACCGGCTGCCCCAAGAGCTGGCCCAGTTCTACCTGGCAGAGATGGTGCTGGCCATCCACTCCCTGCACCAGCTGGGCTACGTGCACAg GGACGTCAAGCCGGACAACGTGCTTCTGGACTCGAACGGGCACATTCGCCTGGCCGACTTTGGCTCCTGCCTGCAGCTCAACGCCAACGGGATG GTGGACTCCTCGGTGGCCGTGGGCACCCCTGACTATATCTCCCCAGAGATCCTTCAGGccatggaggaaggaaagggccACTATGGGCCGCAGTGCGACTGGTGGTCCCTGGGGGTGTGCATGTACGAGCTGCTCTTCGGGGAGACCCCCTTCTACGCCGAGTCCCTGGTGGAGACCTACGGCAAGATCATGAATTATGAG GACCACCTGCAGTTCCCCCCAGACATCCCCGAGGTGTCGGAGAGCGCCCGGGACCTGATCCGCAAACTCCTGTGTCACCAGGAGGAGAGGCTGGGCCGGGGGGGGCTGGATGACTTCCGGGGTCACCCCTTCTTTGAGGGTGTGGACTGGGAGCGGCTCCCGACCAGCACCGCCCCCTACATCCCCGAGCTCCGGGGGCCTGTGGACACCTCCAACTTTGACGTGGATGATGATACCGTTAACCATCCG GGGACTCTGCCGCCGGCTTCCCACGGGACCTTCTCGGGCCACCACCTGCCCTTTGTGGGCTTCACTTTCAC CTCCAGCCCCGGGCCCGGCTCAGACAGGAGCCCCGACCTGCCGGCCTCCAGCCTTGAGCGGAGAATGCGGAATCTGGAGCAGGAGAAAGCCGAGCTGAGCCGGAAGCTGCAAG AAGCCCAGGCTGAGGGCGGCCCAGGCGGGAGGCTGGCCCCTGGGAGCAGCTGGCAGCAGGAGAGAGACCAGCTCTGCCAG gAGCTGTCGGAGGCCCGGGCCCAGCTGCAGGCCCAGGCCCAGGAGCTGCTCGTCTCCGACGGGAGGCAGAAGGAGCTGCAGCAGAGGCTTCAGGAGGCCGAGGAGGCCACGGGGGCTGCCCAGAGCCGGGCCCAGGCCCTGAGCCACAAGCTGGACACTGCCCGGGAAGCCCAGGCTGAG TTAGAGGCCAGGGTGGCCGCCCTCAGCAGCGAGGTGACGCGGCTCCGGAAGCAGAGGGAGAGGAGCAGGGAGAAGGAGCGGTCCCGAGTCAAG GCCATCCTCCCGTCCCCTGAGACCAATGGCTCCGGCCCCCTGAGCCCCGTGCCCCAGGGGGCGGGCCAGCAGGAGGCCCTGAAGAAGGAGCTGGAAGCTCTGAGATCTCAGTTGGACCAGGCCCAGAGCCAGGG CCCCAGCAGCCCAAAAGGGAAGGAGGAACTTGTCCGGCTCCAGGAGGAAAACAGACGTCTGACCCAGAAGCAGGAGCTG CTCTCGCAAGAGCTGGAGCGAGAGAAGCAGAGCAAGAAGCAGCTGGAAGGGGAGCGGCAGGAGAGCGAGAGCAACTGGGAGGCTCAGATCTCGGACATCCTTACCTG GGTGAATGATGAGAAGGTCTCTCGAGGTTACCTGCAGGCTCTGGCCACCAAGATGGCGGAGGAGCTGGAAGCCTTACGCAACACAGGAACCCAGACCCTCCCTGCCCGGCCACTG GACCACCAGTGGAAGGCCCGGCGGCTTCAGAAAATGGAGGCCTCAGCCAAGCTGGAGCTGCAGTCGGCGCTGGAGGCTGAAATCCGGGCCAAGCAGAGCCTTCAGGAGCAGCTGGGCCAGGTGCAGGAAGCCCAGCGCCAAGGGGAGAG cCGCCTGCAGGAAGCTGAGAAGCGAAACCAGGCACTGCAGCAGGAGCTGGCGGCCCTGCGGGAGGAGCTGAAGACCCGGGGGCAGGGGG aTTCCAAACCGTCCAGTTCTTTGATTCCGTTCTTGTCCTTCCGGAGCTCAGAG AAAGATGCTTCAAAGGATGCCGTCAGCTGCACAGACCCCTCTGACCCCCGGCGTCCCGGGGCTGAGCCAGAGCTCCGGCCAGAGGGCCGCCGCAGCCTGCGGATGGGG GCCGTGTTTCCTCGAACCCAGACCCCGGCTCCCATTGACAGTCCTCCGGCCAAG CCTGGCTCCCATGCCCTGCGCCCGTGGAGCTTCCCGTCGCCCACCAAGTGCCTGAGGTGCACCTCACTAATGCTTGGGCTCAGCCGCCAGGGAGTGGCGTGTGAAG CCTGTGGTTACTTCTGCCATTCTGCCTGTGCCCCCCTGGCCCCTCCCTGCCCTGTGCCCCCCGAGCTGCTCCGGACGGTCCTGGGGGTGAACGCCGAGACCGGCATCGGCACAGCCTACGAGGGCTTCCTGTCG GTGCCGCGCCCCTCGGGGGTGCGCCGAGGCTGGCAGAGGGTGTTTGCCGTGCTCAGCGACCTCCGCCTCCTCCTGTACGATGCCCCTGACCCGAAGCTCTCCCCCGCGAGCAGTGCCCTCATCCAGACCCTGGACCTGAG GGACCCCCAGTTCTCAGCCACCCCAGTCCTAGCGTCCGATGTCATCCACGCACAGGTTCGGGACCTGCCCTGCATCTTCAGG GTGATGGCGTCCCAGCTGACCGTGCCCCCGACGCGGTGCTCCGTGCTGCTGCTGGCCGACAGCGAGGGCGAGCGGGCGCGCTGGCTGCAGGTGCTGGGGGAGCTGCGCCGCCTGCTGATGGACATGCGCCCGCGGCCCCTGCCCGTCTACACCCTGAAGGAGGCCTACGACAACGGGCTGCCCATGCTGCCCCACGCCCTCTGCGCGGCCATTATCG ACCAGGAGCGGCTGGCCCTGGGCACTGAAGAAGGACTCTACGTCATCCACCTGCACACCAACG ACATCTTCCAGGTGGGTGAGTGCAAGCGGGTGCAGCGCCTGGCCGTGAGCCAGCCCTCCGGGCTCCTGGCCGTCCTGTGCGGCCGCGGCCCCAGCGTGCGCCTTTTTGCGCTGGACGAGCTGGAGAGCGGCGAGGCAGGGGGGGCCAAGATCGCTGAGTCGAGGGGCTGCCAGAGCCTGGCGGCGGGCCGTGTCCTGCAGGCCAGCACCCCCGTCCTCTGCGTGGCCGTGAAGCGGCAGGTCCTGTGCTACCAGCTGGGGCCCGGCCCCGGGCCCTGGCATCGGCGTATCCGGGAGCTGCAGGCGCCCGGGCCGGTGCAGAGCCTGGTGCTGGTGGGCGACCGGCTGTGCGTGGGGGCGGCCGGGACCTTCGCCCTCTACCCGCTGCTCAACGAGGCGGCCCCCCTGGTGCTGGGCGCCGGGCTGCCCGCCGAGGGTCCCTGCGAGGCGCTGGGCGCCGTCGAGCTCAGCCTCAGCGAGCTCCTGCTCCTGCTCTCCACGGCCGGCGTCTACGTGGACCGCTCGGGCAAGAGATCCAGGAGCCAGGAGCTGCTCTGGCCCGCGGCCCCCACGGGCTGGG GCTACACAGCCCCCTACCTGACAGTGTTCAGCGAGAATGCCATTGACGTGTTTCATGTTCGGAGGGCAGAGTGGGTCCAGTCGGTGCCGCTCAAGAAG GTCCGACCCCTGAACCCCGAGGGCTCCCTTTGTCTCTTTGGCTCCGAGAAAGTCCGACTGACCTACCTCAGGAACCGGCTGGCGG AGAAAGATGAGTTTGACATCCCCGACCTGACTGACAACAGCCGTCGCCAGCTGTTCCGATCCAAGAGCAAACGGCGCTTTTTCTTCCGAGTCTCCGAGGAACAGCGCCAACAGCAGCGCAG GGAGCTGCTGAAGGACCCTTTCATACGCTCCAAGTTCATCTCTCCACCAATAAACTTCAGCCACCTGGCCCACGTGGGTCCTGGAGACGGGAGGCCAGAGCTGCCCCCGGTGAGTCGTCTGGGGATCCAGGATCAGAGAGCGGATCCGGTCAGAAGCCCTGTGGGCCAATCCCCG GCTCCGGAGGACAAGTGCCGGGGAGGAGGCCGGAGCCACGGCCCGACGAGGCCCCACAGCTTCTCCGAGGCTCTCCGACGCCCAGCCTCCATGGGCAGCGAGGTCTTCGTGCCAGAGACGGACTCCG TGAGGAGGAAACCCAGGACCTCCCTGTCCAGCGAGTCGGTGTCCTGCAGCCAGGGCCCCCTGAGTCCGGCGGTCTCCTTGAGCCAG ATCTCGGACCGTCCCCGGAGCCTCCCCCCGGCCCCTGAATCCGATAGTTCCCGCTGA